One window from the genome of Pempheris klunzingeri isolate RE-2024b chromosome 7, fPemKlu1.hap1, whole genome shotgun sequence encodes:
- the ppm1f gene encoding protein phosphatase 1F, whose product MEDKVRCFLERFVEEFPAALDEGSPLPVSSLSCKVSLEELHGESLELGLRLLAARGAPAGLGTLLCQAALSQLLQDDLSPFHCSQEAEANQEEEQQVVLLHSEAVQRLFLNKLIDVAMAWHKNLPKLPPSPSRFLHCSVHAIKNTRRKMEDKHLALTEFNQLFGIQDGEERSYFAVFDGHGGVDAATYAATHLHVALSKQETLQSDAATAFKTAFKRTDDMFKGKAKRERLRSGTTGVAVLIQGLELTVAWLGDSQTILVRNGEAVTLMDPHKPDREDEKQRIEDLGGCITFMGCWRVNGTYAVSRAIGDFDQKPYVSGDADCSTTQLLGDEDYVLLACDGFFDTVKPSEVPHLVLDALQQPGDALLEQSEDAVGLRVVQQLVDHAKAAGSSDNITVMLVFLRPPKQLAAQGSTTGTAQATQDSTSQDAPQQ is encoded by the exons ATGGAGGACAAGGTCAGGTGCTTCCTTGAGAGGTTTGTGGAGGAGTTCCCAGCTGCTCTGGATGAAGGAAGTCCGCTGCCCGTCAGCTCTCTGAGCTGCAAAGTCTCCCTTGAGGAGCTGCATGGAGAGAGCCTGGAGCTGGGCCTGAGGCTGCTGGCTGCCAG GGGTGCTCCTGCAGGCCTCGGTACCCTCCTGTGTCAGGCAGCGCTGTCCCAGCTACTGCAAGATGACCTTTCACCTTTCCACTGCTCGCAGGAAGCTGAGGCCAACCAGGAAGAGGAACAGCAAGTAGTCT TACTTCACTCTGAGGCAGTCCAGCGTCTCTTCCTCAACAAGCTGATAGATGTGGCGATGGCATGGCATAAGAACTTGCCTAaactccccccctccccctcccggTTCCTCCACTGCTCCGTGCATGCCATCAAGAACACAAGAAGGAAGATGGAGGACAAACATTTGGCCCTGACTGAGTTCAACCAGCTCTTTGGAATCCAG GATGGAGAGGAGCGTTCCTACTTCGCTGTGTTTGATGGCCATGGAGGTGTGGACGCTGCAACGTACGCTGCCACTCACCTCCATGTGGCTCTGAGTAAACAGGAGACACTGCAGAGTGATGCAGCCACCGCCTTCAAAACTGCCTTCAAACGCACAGATGACATGTTCAAGGGCAAAGCCAAGAGAGAG cgTCTGCGGAGTGGCACTACAGGTGTGGCAGTGCTGATCCAGGGTCTGGAGCTGACTGTGGCCTGGCTGGGAGACTCTCAGACAATACTGGTCAGAAATGGAGAAGCTGTAACACTCATGGACCCCCATAAACCAGACAGAGAG GATGAGAAACAGAGAATTGAGGATCTTGGTGGCTGTATCACCTTCATGGGATGCTGGCGTGTTAATGGAACGTATGCTGTATCTAGAGCTATAG GTGACTTTGACCAGAAGCCCTATGTGTCTGGAGATGCTGACTGCTCGACAACCCAGTTGTTGGGGGATGAGGACTATGTGCTGCTGGCGTGTGACGGTTTCTTTGATACGGTCAAACCTTCAGAGGTTCCACATCTGGTCCTGGATGCTCTCCAACAGCCTGGTGATGCTCTGCTGGAACAGTCTGAGGATGCGGTTGGACTAAGGGTCGTTCAACAGTTAGTAGATCACGCTAAGGCTGCTGGCTCTAGTGATAACATCACAGTTATGCTGGTGTTTCTTCGTCCGCCAAAGCAACTGGCGGCTCAAGGCTCCACAACAGGAACTGCACAAGCTACTCAGGACTCCACTTCCCAAGATGCTCCACAGCAGTGA